One Stigmatella aurantiaca genomic region harbors:
- a CDS encoding EamA family transporter produces the protein MREAPPVRRSWHLPPLPAVLLSIVSVQGGAAFAKELFPALGPAGTAGMRIGLSALLLFVAFRPPLLRLTRAQWGMVIPYGVVLGMMNLSFYMSLERIPLGLAVTLEFAGPLAVAVSGSRRALDFLWVVLAAAGIVLIAPWPGGSGAVDLLGVLLALFAGGCWAAYIVLGGRVSRVFPGGQGVAAGMLFAALTVLPFAFAQGLAARLTPPLAAASLAVALLSSAVPYTLEMTALRVLSSRTFGILMSLEPAVAALAGLVFLREQLTAMQWLALGFVSAASAGAALTARRVSPPVEA, from the coding sequence ATGCGTGAGGCCCCCCCGGTCCGCCGTTCCTGGCACCTTCCCCCCCTGCCCGCGGTGCTCCTGTCCATCGTGAGCGTGCAGGGGGGCGCCGCCTTCGCCAAGGAGCTGTTCCCGGCCCTGGGGCCTGCGGGCACGGCCGGGATGCGCATTGGCTTGTCCGCCCTCCTGCTGTTCGTGGCGTTCCGGCCGCCCCTCCTGCGGCTGACGCGCGCGCAGTGGGGCATGGTCATCCCGTACGGGGTGGTGCTCGGCATGATGAACCTGAGCTTCTACATGTCGCTCGAGCGCATTCCGCTGGGACTGGCCGTCACGCTGGAGTTCGCCGGCCCCCTGGCGGTCGCGGTGTCGGGTTCACGGCGCGCCTTGGACTTCCTGTGGGTGGTGCTCGCGGCGGCGGGCATCGTCCTCATCGCTCCGTGGCCGGGGGGCTCCGGTGCGGTGGATCTCCTGGGGGTTCTGCTGGCGCTCTTCGCGGGGGGATGCTGGGCGGCCTACATCGTGCTCGGTGGGCGCGTGTCCCGGGTCTTCCCGGGAGGGCAGGGCGTGGCGGCGGGCATGCTGTTCGCGGCCCTGACGGTCCTGCCCTTCGCGTTCGCGCAGGGCCTCGCGGCACGGCTGACGCCTCCGCTGGCTGCGGCCTCCCTGGCCGTGGCGCTCCTCTCCAGCGCGGTGCCGTATACCTTGGAGATGACGGCGCTGAGGGTGCTCTCGAGCCGCACGTTTGGCATTCTGATGAGCCTGGAGCCCGCGGTGGCCGCCCTGGCGGGCCTGGTCTTCCTGAGAGAGCAGCTCACCGCGATGCAATGGCTTGCCCTGGGCTTCGTGAGTGCCGCGTCCGCGGGGGCTGCCCTCACCGCGCGCCGTGTGTCTCCGCCCGTGGAGGCCTGA
- a CDS encoding B12-binding domain-containing radical SAM protein (Presence of a B(12) (cobalamin)-binding domain implies dependence on cobalamin itself, in one of its several forms, or in some unusual lineages, dependence on a cobalamin-like analog.) — protein sequence MHGRRVLSPVLLLGAGTGEATCGILYLAGYLRRNGIEAFVRLYDADETEEEVVRSLEALVARVRPRLVGISLKWFHHVHRALLLARTLRQIDPGIRIVVGGNTASYWWRELHAFDCIDHIVLGDGERPLLALCEGDPSPPNCVTQTPEGTAQRRPLEYVQGATNSEDVYYSHFSDIFLSRQDLHAFSGWVAPGKGCGENCLYCGGARGNQKAAFGRAKPFLRSEDSVRRDHQEISQKTWQFRYDFSGSSAEFLQNTWAGVDLSRHACTYFLWGVARMELIDALAQTFERVHMVLDIGCFSEQQRHEQMRRGLLKPCASDRELLELIDNCRRHPNLDVEISGIAGLPFASAATLKEEVRLVERVISLDCVVGYQRLEAQPGALVTEHPARFDMETEARTFAEFLEYFEQREPGEVTVPMLRFRDTALEEAVQRTSEHVDALAWKHRDAKRKVPINGRTRLRNTAPSTLQFKLGDWLGLHRVPAKVAQEQVTVVRSIDGTGMACAPSVSPRKFTDPTLDQGEEGKILLTTLAAFEQPTTVASAVAQLGAKARLDPGSAREVIDHLVDGRFLQPA from the coding sequence ATGCATGGCCGTCGCGTCCTCTCTCCAGTCCTCCTTCTTGGCGCAGGAACCGGCGAGGCCACCTGCGGAATCCTCTACCTGGCGGGCTACCTGCGCCGGAACGGCATCGAGGCCTTCGTCCGGCTCTACGACGCGGACGAGACCGAGGAAGAAGTCGTGCGCTCGCTCGAAGCCCTGGTCGCCCGCGTACGGCCCCGGCTCGTCGGGATCAGCCTCAAGTGGTTCCACCACGTCCACCGCGCGTTGCTCCTGGCCCGGACGCTGCGCCAGATCGACCCCGGAATCCGGATCGTCGTGGGCGGGAACACCGCGTCGTACTGGTGGCGGGAGCTGCACGCGTTCGACTGCATCGATCACATCGTCCTGGGCGACGGCGAACGGCCCCTGCTGGCGCTCTGTGAGGGGGACCCCTCTCCTCCCAATTGCGTGACCCAGACTCCGGAGGGAACCGCGCAGCGGCGGCCCCTGGAGTACGTGCAAGGGGCCACCAACAGCGAGGACGTCTACTACTCGCACTTCAGCGACATCTTCCTGAGCCGCCAGGACCTTCATGCCTTCTCGGGCTGGGTCGCGCCCGGCAAGGGCTGCGGCGAGAACTGCCTCTATTGCGGTGGGGCCCGCGGCAACCAGAAAGCCGCTTTCGGCCGCGCGAAGCCGTTCCTGCGGTCCGAGGACAGCGTGCGCCGCGACCACCAGGAGATCTCCCAGAAGACCTGGCAGTTCCGCTACGACTTCTCGGGAAGCTCCGCGGAGTTCCTGCAAAACACCTGGGCGGGCGTCGATCTCTCACGCCACGCCTGCACCTACTTCCTGTGGGGGGTGGCCCGGATGGAGCTCATCGACGCGCTGGCCCAGACCTTCGAGCGTGTCCACATGGTGCTCGACATCGGGTGCTTCTCGGAACAACAACGGCACGAGCAGATGCGCCGCGGCCTGCTCAAGCCCTGTGCCTCGGACCGGGAGCTCCTCGAACTCATCGACAACTGCCGCCGCCACCCGAACCTGGACGTCGAGATCTCTGGAATCGCGGGCCTCCCGTTCGCCAGCGCCGCCACGCTCAAAGAGGAAGTCCGGCTGGTGGAGCGCGTCATCAGCCTCGACTGCGTGGTGGGCTACCAACGGCTCGAAGCACAGCCGGGGGCACTCGTCACCGAGCACCCCGCGCGGTTCGACATGGAGACGGAAGCGCGGACCTTCGCGGAGTTCCTCGAGTACTTCGAGCAGCGCGAGCCCGGCGAGGTGACGGTGCCCATGCTGCGCTTCCGCGACACGGCGCTCGAAGAGGCGGTGCAGCGCACCTCGGAGCATGTGGATGCGCTCGCCTGGAAGCACCGGGACGCGAAGCGAAAGGTCCCGATCAACGGCCGCACGCGCCTGCGGAATACCGCGCCCTCGACGCTTCAGTTCAAGCTCGGGGATTGGCTGGGATTGCACCGGGTTCCCGCGAAGGTCGCGCAGGAACAGGTGACCGTCGTGCGGTCGATCGACGGAACAGGCATGGCCTGCGCCCCCTCCGTCAGCCCACGAAAGTTCACGGACCCGACGCTGGATCAAGGTGAGGAGGGGAAGATCCTCCTGACCACCCTGGCGGCCTTCGAGCAACCGACGACGGTCGCCAGCGCGGTGGCGCAACTGGGCGCGAAGGCAAGGCTCGATCCGGGCTCGGCGCGCGAAGTCATCGACCACCTCGTGGACGGGCGCTTCCTGCAACCCGCGTGA
- a CDS encoding M48 family metallopeptidase, producing MRHSLTISSFFRVYALPALWLFALPLFGLWFSGHATSRFDRDVLDTLERQISQDAELEEARRQELLGFLRATPASVACLSTGEELEGFRGTLGEACSDVRQYQWMHRLALASVALGLLSAGVALLCALMAFVSRPFQYGSFAVGWNVLRLTGALQTLAQGGLAVWLSYWITAVWFERYYPKLIVMAGILAAFALFHVVTAIFRRPAMDFDVEAERLEEAHAPELWAHVRRLCASLQTPPPDHLLVGIDANFFVTESDVRVNGQTLTGRTLYVSLPLLRLLKRSEAEAVLAHEMGHLLGGDTGHGKRLAPMLAHFGGYLQALRAGGLTLPIFHFMMAYRGLFELSLGRSRRESELAADRLAASVTSGQDIAHSLVKVGAYSSFRDHTEAQLFALSEQQQTVAIAQRVALGFTEYALSEDVHRDLHGVVTPHPFDSHPPLAARLENVGQRLEPADVAKVLLEPTDASWASAILEADTVEARLWGVYEARFSEAHDLSLAYRYEPATGTERQHVEKHFPPLTFEGKKAGLEVRLDFAQVSSSEWAGPVRLEQVKSASTQGSLFKKYLHLQLKEGGLFKGKRSICLSKLQDGDGLLQAFGHYLGRHRAMEAHRAQPPQERSKDSHQAA from the coding sequence ATGCGCCATTCCCTGACCATCTCCAGCTTCTTCCGCGTCTACGCGCTGCCTGCCCTCTGGCTGTTCGCGCTTCCGCTCTTCGGCCTGTGGTTCTCTGGCCACGCCACGTCCCGCTTCGACCGGGACGTGCTCGACACCCTCGAACGCCAGATTTCCCAGGATGCGGAGCTGGAGGAGGCGCGGCGGCAGGAACTGCTGGGCTTCTTGCGCGCCACCCCGGCTTCGGTGGCGTGCCTCTCCACGGGGGAGGAGCTGGAGGGGTTCCGCGGAACCCTGGGCGAGGCGTGCTCGGACGTGCGGCAGTACCAGTGGATGCACCGCCTGGCGCTCGCCTCGGTGGCGCTGGGGCTGCTCTCCGCGGGGGTGGCCCTCCTGTGTGCCCTGATGGCGTTTGTGTCGCGGCCCTTCCAGTACGGCAGCTTCGCCGTGGGCTGGAACGTGCTCCGGCTCACCGGGGCCCTGCAGACGCTCGCCCAGGGAGGGCTGGCCGTCTGGCTGTCCTACTGGATCACCGCGGTGTGGTTCGAGCGCTACTACCCGAAGCTCATCGTCATGGCCGGCATCCTGGCGGCCTTCGCGCTCTTCCACGTGGTGACCGCCATCTTCCGCCGCCCCGCCATGGACTTCGACGTGGAGGCGGAACGGCTGGAGGAGGCACACGCGCCGGAGCTGTGGGCCCATGTCCGCCGGCTGTGCGCATCACTCCAGACGCCTCCCCCGGACCACCTCCTCGTCGGCATTGACGCCAACTTCTTCGTCACCGAGAGCGATGTGCGCGTTAACGGGCAGACGCTCACCGGCCGGACCCTCTACGTCAGCCTGCCCCTGCTGCGCCTGCTCAAGCGGTCCGAGGCGGAGGCCGTGCTTGCCCACGAGATGGGGCACCTCCTGGGCGGGGATACGGGCCACGGCAAGCGGCTCGCGCCCATGCTCGCGCACTTCGGCGGCTACCTTCAGGCGCTCCGGGCCGGTGGGCTCACGCTGCCCATCTTCCACTTCATGATGGCCTACCGGGGACTGTTCGAGCTCTCGCTCGGCCGCAGCCGGCGGGAAAGCGAGCTCGCCGCGGACCGGCTCGCGGCGAGCGTCACGTCGGGCCAGGACATCGCCCACTCGCTCGTGAAGGTCGGTGCGTACTCGAGCTTCCGGGACCACACGGAGGCCCAGCTGTTCGCGCTCAGCGAGCAACAGCAGACCGTGGCCATCGCGCAGCGGGTCGCGCTCGGCTTCACCGAGTACGCGCTCTCCGAGGACGTGCACCGCGACCTGCACGGCGTCGTCACGCCGCATCCGTTCGACTCGCACCCGCCCCTCGCCGCGCGCCTGGAGAACGTGGGACAGCGGCTCGAGCCGGCTGACGTGGCGAAGGTGCTGCTGGAGCCCACGGACGCCTCGTGGGCGAGCGCCATTCTGGAGGCGGACACCGTCGAGGCGCGGCTGTGGGGCGTGTACGAGGCACGCTTCTCGGAGGCGCATGACCTGTCACTGGCCTACCGCTACGAGCCCGCCACCGGGACGGAGCGGCAGCACGTGGAGAAACACTTCCCGCCCCTCACCTTCGAAGGCAAGAAGGCAGGGCTGGAGGTCCGCCTGGACTTCGCGCAGGTGAGCAGCTCGGAGTGGGCCGGGCCTGTCCGCCTTGAGCAGGTGAAATCCGCCAGCACCCAGGGAAGCCTGTTCAAGAAATACCTGCACCTGCAGCTCAAGGAGGGCGGCCTGTTCAAGGGCAAGCGCTCCATCTGCCTGAGCAAGCTGCAGGACGGGGACGGACTGCTCCAGGCCTTTGGGCACTACCTGGGACGCCACAGGGCCATGGAAGCGCACCGCGCCCAGCCGCCCCAGGAGCGCTCCAAGGACTCGCACCAGGCAGCCTGA
- a CDS encoding family 43 glycosylhydrolase, producing the protein MTKRCILSLAIAGVSLAAASTEAQTVGSSRNPIFRNIYTADPSAHVWADGRLYVYPSHDIAPPRGADLMDQYHVYSTHDMVNWVDHGEILRASNVPWGRPEGGFMWAPDVAYKNGVYYFYFPHPSGTEWNTTWKIGVATSTQPAANFTVQGYIPGLESLIDPAVFVDDDGQAYLYYGGGGIAKGGKLKANMMEIDGQMQTMQGLVDFHEASWVHKRNGLYYLSYSDNHDQNGEHNRMRYATSTSPLGPWTHRGIYIDSTDSSTNHGSIVQYKGEWYAFYHTSMLSGNDWLRSVSVDKLYYNADGTIQLVKQTKQHGTPYFGSPRAIPGVIQAEDYDQGGQGVAYSDGSPQNEGGAYRLGEGVDVGAIPGGGYHVGWVSSAEWLEYTVNVASSGTYTVSARVATQTANGSSLRLAVDGQKVGTLAVPNTGEWQTYTTVSTQVRLEAGTHVLQVRLGDAFNLDHLTFTKQG; encoded by the coding sequence ATGACCAAGCGTTGCATTCTGTCGCTGGCGATCGCCGGCGTATCGCTCGCCGCGGCCTCGACCGAGGCTCAGACCGTTGGGAGTTCGCGCAACCCGATCTTCCGCAACATCTACACCGCGGACCCCTCGGCGCACGTCTGGGCCGACGGGCGGCTTTACGTCTATCCGTCGCACGACATCGCCCCGCCGCGCGGTGCGGACCTCATGGACCAGTACCACGTCTATTCGACCCACGACATGGTCAACTGGGTGGACCACGGAGAGATCCTGCGTGCGTCCAATGTGCCCTGGGGCCGGCCCGAGGGGGGCTTCATGTGGGCGCCCGACGTGGCCTACAAGAACGGCGTGTATTACTTCTACTTTCCGCACCCGAGTGGGACGGAGTGGAACACCACCTGGAAGATCGGCGTGGCGACGAGCACGCAGCCGGCCGCGAACTTCACCGTGCAGGGTTACATTCCAGGGCTCGAGTCACTGATCGACCCCGCGGTGTTCGTCGATGACGATGGCCAGGCGTATCTGTATTACGGCGGTGGTGGCATCGCCAAGGGTGGCAAGCTCAAGGCCAACATGATGGAGATCGACGGCCAGATGCAAACCATGCAGGGCCTGGTCGATTTTCATGAGGCCTCTTGGGTGCACAAGCGCAACGGGCTCTACTACCTGTCGTACTCGGACAACCACGACCAGAACGGCGAGCACAACCGCATGCGCTATGCCACGAGCACGAGCCCGCTCGGGCCCTGGACGCATCGAGGCATCTACATCGACTCCACCGACAGCTCGACGAACCACGGCTCGATCGTGCAATACAAGGGGGAGTGGTATGCCTTTTATCATACGAGCATGCTGTCCGGGAACGACTGGCTCCGCTCGGTCAGCGTTGACAAGCTGTACTACAACGCCGACGGCACGATTCAGCTGGTCAAGCAGACGAAGCAGCACGGCACGCCGTATTTCGGCTCCCCCCGCGCGATTCCCGGCGTCATTCAAGCCGAGGACTACGACCAAGGCGGGCAGGGCGTCGCGTACAGCGACGGCAGTCCCCAGAACGAAGGAGGCGCGTACCGGTTGGGCGAAGGGGTGGATGTCGGCGCGATTCCGGGGGGCGGCTACCACGTTGGATGGGTGAGCTCCGCGGAGTGGCTGGAGTACACCGTGAATGTGGCGTCGAGTGGGACGTACACCGTGTCTGCGAGGGTGGCGACGCAGACGGCCAACGGCAGCTCACTGCGCCTCGCGGTGGATGGACAGAAGGTGGGGACCCTTGCCGTGCCGAACACCGGAGAATGGCAGACGTATACGACGGTGAGCACGCAGGTGCGTCTGGAAGCCGGGACGCACGTCCTGCAGGTGCGGTTGGGGGATGCCTTCAATCTCGACCACTTGACGTTCACGAAGCAGGGCTGA